The Aquila chrysaetos chrysaetos chromosome 6, bAquChr1.4, whole genome shotgun sequence genome window below encodes:
- the DUSP19 gene encoding dual specificity protein phosphatase 19: MHSLAQEIRSFSRANLRKQRTRVTTLTGRRIIETWRGACLQVEEEAEAVPGGGGYVQDLSADLQVGVVKPWLLLGSQDAAHDLETMKKYKVTHVLNVAYGVQNVFLNEFIYKTISILDLPETDITSYFPECFEFIEKAKIQDGVVLVHCNAGVSRAAAVVIGFLMNSERLSFARAFSLVKNARPAACPNPGFMEQLHKYQEQNVKANGSINDHD, from the exons ATGCACTCCCTCGCCCAGGAGATCCGCAGCTTCTCCCGGGCTAACCTGCGGAAGCAGCGCACCCGCGTGACGACGCTGACCGGCAGGAGGATCATCGAGACGTGGCGCGGTGCCTGCCtgcaggtggaggaggaggcggaggcggtgcccggcggcggcggctaCGTGCAGGACCTCAGCGCCGACCTCCAGGTCGGCGTCGTGAAGCCCTGGTTGCTGCTGG GGTCGCAGGATGCTGCTCACGACCTGGAGACGATGAAAAAGTACAAG GTTACTCATGTTCTAAATGTGGCATATGGAGTCCAAAATGTCTTCCTCAATGAATTTATATACAAGACCATTTCTATTCTGGACCTCCCAGAAACTGATATTACCTCCTATTTTCCAGAATGCTTTGAGTTTATTGAGAAAGCCAAGATCCAG GATGGTGTGGTACTGGTCCACTGCAATGCAGGAGTCTCCCGTGCAGCGGCAGTAGTCATTGGCTTTCTAATGAATTCAGAAAGACTAAGTTTTGCTAGAGCCTTTTCCTTGGTGAAAAATGCAAGGCCTGCGGCTTGTCCAAATCCTGGCTTCATGGAGCAGCTTCACAAGTACCAAGAACAGAATGTAAAGGCAAATGGAAGCATAAATGATCATGACTAA
- the NUP35 gene encoding nucleoporin NUP35 isoform X2, with amino-acid sequence MEPQPAGAEPMTLGSPTSPKPGASAQFLPGFLMGDLPAPVTPQPRALSGPSVGVMEMRSPLLAGSPPQPVVPTHKDKSGAPPVRSIYDELSSPGLGSTPLTSRRPASFSLTQSPLVGTMPSTPGTASSMFSPASIGQPRKTTLSPAQLDPFYTQGDSLTSEDQLDDTWVTVFGFPQASASYILLQFAQYGNILKHVMSNTGNWMHIRYQSKLQARKALSKDGRIFGESIMIGVKPCIDKSVMENFERSSTSSISSVFTPPTKAVSTPVQPANNTTRISTMRPLATAYKASTSDYQVVSDRQTPRKDESIVSKAMEYVFGW; translated from the exons ATGGAGCCGCAGCCCGCAG GAGCAGAGCCAATGACTCTTGGCTCCCCGACATCTCCAAAACCTGGAGCTAGTGCTCAGTTTCTTCCTGGATTCTTGATGGGCGATTTACCTGCGCCAGTGACTCCGCAACCACGTGCTTTAAGCGGCCCTTCAGTTGGTGTAATGGAAATGAGGTCTCCACTACTTGCAG GATCTCCCCCACAACCAGTAGTCCCTACGCATAAAGATAAAAGTGGTGCTCCACCAGTTAGGAGCATATATGATGAATTATCTAGTCCAGGACTTGGATCAACACCTCTAACCTCAAGACGACCA GCCAGCTTTTCTCTAACACAGAGCCCATTGGTTGGAACTATGCCATCAACTCCTGGAACAG CTTCGAGTATGTTCAGTCCCGCAAGTATTGGGCAGCCTAGGAAGACTACTCTATCTCCTGCTCAGCTAGATCCTTTTTATACTCAGGGTGATTCCCTGACTTCAGAAGATCAACTTGATGACACATGGGTAACGGTATTTGG atttCCTCAAGCATCAGCTTCATATATTCTTCTACAGTTTGCTCAGTATGGAAACATATTAAAGCATGTG ATGTCCAACACAGGAAACTGGATGCATATTCGATACCAGTCTAAGCTTCAAGCCCGGAAAGCCTTAAGCAAAGATGGAAGAATTTTTGGTGAATCTATCATGATTGGTGTCAAACCATGTATAGATAAA AGTGTGATGGAAAACTTTGAAAGGAGCTCTACATCCtcaatttcttcagttttcactcCACCTACAAAAGCTGTCAGCACACCAGTACAACCTGCAAACAATACTACAAGGATTTCTACAATGAGACCTCTTGCAACAGCATATAAAGCTTCCACTAGTGACTATCag GTGGTTTCTGACAGACAAACTCCTAGGAAAGACGAAAGTATTGTATCTAAAGCAATGGAATATGTGTTCGGCTGGTAA
- the NUP35 gene encoding nucleoporin NUP35 isoform X1, giving the protein MEPQPAGAEPMTLGSPTSPKPGASAQFLPGFLMGDLPAPVTPQPRALSGPSVGVMEMRSPLLAGGSPPQPVVPTHKDKSGAPPVRSIYDELSSPGLGSTPLTSRRPASFSLTQSPLVGTMPSTPGTASSMFSPASIGQPRKTTLSPAQLDPFYTQGDSLTSEDQLDDTWVTVFGFPQASASYILLQFAQYGNILKHVMSNTGNWMHIRYQSKLQARKALSKDGRIFGESIMIGVKPCIDKSVMENFERSSTSSISSVFTPPTKAVSTPVQPANNTTRISTMRPLATAYKASTSDYQVVSDRQTPRKDESIVSKAMEYVFGW; this is encoded by the exons ATGGAGCCGCAGCCCGCAG GAGCAGAGCCAATGACTCTTGGCTCCCCGACATCTCCAAAACCTGGAGCTAGTGCTCAGTTTCTTCCTGGATTCTTGATGGGCGATTTACCTGCGCCAGTGACTCCGCAACCACGTGCTTTAAGCGGCCCTTCAGTTGGTGTAATGGAAATGAGGTCTCCACTACTTGCAG GAGGATCTCCCCCACAACCAGTAGTCCCTACGCATAAAGATAAAAGTGGTGCTCCACCAGTTAGGAGCATATATGATGAATTATCTAGTCCAGGACTTGGATCAACACCTCTAACCTCAAGACGACCA GCCAGCTTTTCTCTAACACAGAGCCCATTGGTTGGAACTATGCCATCAACTCCTGGAACAG CTTCGAGTATGTTCAGTCCCGCAAGTATTGGGCAGCCTAGGAAGACTACTCTATCTCCTGCTCAGCTAGATCCTTTTTATACTCAGGGTGATTCCCTGACTTCAGAAGATCAACTTGATGACACATGGGTAACGGTATTTGG atttCCTCAAGCATCAGCTTCATATATTCTTCTACAGTTTGCTCAGTATGGAAACATATTAAAGCATGTG ATGTCCAACACAGGAAACTGGATGCATATTCGATACCAGTCTAAGCTTCAAGCCCGGAAAGCCTTAAGCAAAGATGGAAGAATTTTTGGTGAATCTATCATGATTGGTGTCAAACCATGTATAGATAAA AGTGTGATGGAAAACTTTGAAAGGAGCTCTACATCCtcaatttcttcagttttcactcCACCTACAAAAGCTGTCAGCACACCAGTACAACCTGCAAACAATACTACAAGGATTTCTACAATGAGACCTCTTGCAACAGCATATAAAGCTTCCACTAGTGACTATCag GTGGTTTCTGACAGACAAACTCCTAGGAAAGACGAAAGTATTGTATCTAAAGCAATGGAATATGTGTTCGGCTGGTAA